The Zingiber officinale cultivar Zhangliang chromosome 10A, Zo_v1.1, whole genome shotgun sequence genome contains a region encoding:
- the LOC122027723 gene encoding non-specific lipid-transfer protein 2-like: MRMRAVVVLALALVLGLVVVGPSESATCNPLDLIPCSAAVLSGAQPSPSCCAKLKEQRPCFCQYSKNPSLKQYVNSGNGKKTLATCGVAVPSC, encoded by the coding sequence ATGAGGATGCGGGCCGTGGTAGTGCTGGCCTTGGCGTTGGTGCTGGGCCTCGTCGTCGTGGGGCCGTCGGAGTCGGCGACGTGCAACCCCCTTGATTTGATCCCGTGCTCAGCGGCGGTTCTGTCTGGGGCCCAGCCGTCGCCGTCGTGCTGCGCCAAGCTGAAGGAACAGAGGCCGTGCTTTTGCCAGTACAGCAAGAACCCCAGCTTGAAGCAGTACGTCAACTCCGGCAACGGCAAGAAGACGCTCGCCACCTGCGGCGTCGCCGTCCCCTCTTGCTGA